Within the Salvia hispanica cultivar TCC Black 2014 chromosome 4, UniMelb_Shisp_WGS_1.0, whole genome shotgun sequence genome, the region CATTTCACGCAAACCAAACtcgtcctaaaaaaataaaaatccaacaaaaataagttttaaaaattttaaaatgcaaaCAAAAGTGGACATGCAATAGTTAGCTTAATATAACAGTTCGGCTCCGATACTGGATCCTATAGGACACTTCCACTTCAGCACTTCATGTTAAGATTTATCGATGATCGACAAGAAACGAGCAATAAAGATGACACACGGTTTACGTGGTTCTGCTTGTGTATTATGTAGACCTCACCGTGCACTGtcttaatttatgttatattcTCATTCCGGGCTATCTGtcaattaaaatcttattttccatttttgataAGTGGACCTCATACTCCACAAGTCATTATACttacattttactatttaattaaaatataaaatatgatcatattcaattaacttttttttttattattaattttcttgttaaagtcaaacaatttgtTAAATCCGTCAGTTTAAACGTATCTTTAAATAGCGGACAGAGAGTATAAATAACCTATGTAGTTATATAAAGAATGTCATGTACGTAACGGAATTTTGTCTATAAGTTTTTATATAAGAGAAATGCACTTGGAAAAactttgacaaaaataattttaggttTATGGTACACAGTTTGAGCAGTGTCAAGTCTATTCTTTAGGAATGTTGCACTTGATAAAGTCCAATGGGAAGACATGATACATTACTATACAAAATGTGGCATTGTTCTTGCACATGATCATACACTCTTCACAATTAACATGTTTATATACTACTCACTTTCAAGATCTTTGAGATTTGTACATACCTGGGAATCTGCCAAATCAAGATTCAAGTACATATTCAACTTCAAGTGCATGTGTGCGCCTTACTTTATCAGCTATATTAGGTCGAGGTGGTGGCATCCATTCATCCCGAAGCAGCTCAAAGCCGCATAGATTGGCAGTGAAGACACTTGAGCAGTGTCAAGGAAGTGAATCTTGTGACTTGGGTGTAGTGCTACCCTTGAGTAGACCAGCGTCGCCGTCCATGAAGAGGTCGACAATTTCTACCTTATGAGCATTCGAATCTTCATTCTGGATCCCTTTCAAAGCATCCAGCACTTCTTGCATCGAAGGTCTCATATCCTTCTCTTGCTGCAGACATCTGAAAGCCAATTCTGAAACCAACGTAACCATCCTTCTCGCAGAACTATTCGTGTTGAATCCAAGACTTGAATCAACCAGCTCGTGCAATGTATGGTTTTGAATCTTGTTGACAGCCATGTTCGATAAATTGATGTCCTGGCGTTGCCTGTTGGTATCCACTGCCTGCAGTGATGATATAAGCTCAATTAGCACAACCCCAAAACTGTACACGTCGCTCTTTTCTGTGAGTTGGTAGCACTGGTAGTACTCAGGGTCGACATAGCCGGGAGTCCCTTGTGGAGCAGTGGACACATGAGTTACGTTGCTTGGGAATAGCCTCGACAACCCAAAATCAGCAACTTTTACATGGAAATCATTGTCCAGAAGAATGTTGCTGGTTTTGACATCCCGGTGTATGCAATCTGATGTATGTAGATAAGATAGAGCATCAGCAGTTTCGACAGCGATTTGCAACCTAATAGACCAAGACAACAAGCCCGATTTGGCACGTTTTCCATGCAGATGATCCGCTACCGTCCCATTTGGTACATATTCATACACAAGCAGTAGCTCTTGGCTTCTTCTAGAGGTGCAACCATAGAGTGTCACAAGGTAATGATGCCTTAACCGTGCTAAAATCTCAACTTCATTGATGAACTGCTCTGTGCGCTTGTAATTGTTCTCGTATAAGCGCTTAACTGCAACTACACGACCGTCTGAAAGTAGCCCTGTTTGAAATGTTGTTTTCAGCTCTTGTGCTCGAAAAAGAGAagacaaaataatgaaatttatccATGTGGATGATGAAGGGGAGTGAGTATACGAACCATAATATACAGTACCAAATCCACCATCTCCAAGCTGTCTAGAAGGATCAAATTTGTTAGTGGCTTCTTCAAGTTCGGTGCAGCTGAAGACCTGCACCCCAAAATACGAACTTCCCCTACCAAAGTCCGACTTGGGAGATGGATATGACGGGATGCTATTACTCGAAGGCAGGGAAAGGAGGCCTTTCGTGGAAGGGGAAGAAGTGACTTCCTTGGTTGCGGTTCGAGATGACAGCATCTGCTTCCTCTTTTGTCTGCAATGGAAAGCCATCCATCCCAGGCCAACACCAGCAAGAACAGCCCCACCGACGAAAAGACCTGCAAATTAAGCTTCCTTTTTTAGCATAACATTTTGTGTGAAAGAACATATAGTATAGAGTTGGGATGGCATGCCACCTATAGTCCTTGCTGTATTTGTGTTTCCTGCATCAGCCaagaaatcacaaaataagaGTGTGTACCAACCCAACCTTAGGATTTTTATAAGCAAAACTAGGCCTACTTTCAAACATCCATAACACAACTCAGAAAGAGATAAACTTAAATAGCCTAACTATTCATACAACCAATAAGTTTATGATCTATTTCAATAGTAAGCAGGACAATAATGCAAGTAGAgacacaaattttatgcaACTAATGTTATCTACACGAATCAATGATATAATCTAACTTAgaagagtaaaataaagtggattgaaaaagttaatagaatatgacTCACATTTTTATGTATCAGTTACTAAAATATGAGTTGAATATGTTATTGGAATGCGAGATTTATTTACCATTTGtggttaaaaaaaagtaaaagtgaacaATTAATCGAGGATAGACGAAAATAACAAATGTGGACAATTAATAAGGGACGAACGaagtatttcatttcaattttatttatacttggAAAATGAACCTTACATTAATTCACCTACTTTCattatattcacattttattataaaaccaatgtataaaagtaaaatttgcatttcattatttctctctcactttttctttacaaaatcaaaattattttcgaAATCTAAGCTAATAAATAATGGGATATTTATTACTGAACGAATGAGTGCTATATTTGACTGGACACATTGTGTGTCCAGTTAAATACTAAATTTGACTGAATTGAAGGCACTTCTACATATTCCAAACTCTCAACTATGATCTAGATtgcaaaatttgatcatttgatGTATgacaaatctttaaatttaatggtCTATATTATAGTTTAGAGTTTGTAGAATGTATAGAGTTTTGCGTTTAGGTAAATGTATTTATATGAAATGCAATCATGTaagttaaaatgaaaataattaaaagtaggCAGAGTCGTTGATACCCTTGGAAGTCGGGGGCGATGAAGGGGCGCAAGAATGAGAAATATAGGGCGGATGAGGGCAATAGCACACAGTCTTGTTGGCCGCCAAATCATAACCGCAGCGGCCACCCGACGCCCTACAGTCGCCGCAGCTCTGGCTCTCCATCTTCCACCTGATCTGGAAACCATGCTTCAGAGCCTCCCCCAATTCCTTCGCGTCCAGAGGCTTATCCACCGGCATCAAAGCCCCCGACACCACCACGCTAGCACCACAAACCCTCCCAGGAGGCGGAGGCACCACCCAAGGCGCCACATACGCGTCTCCTCCATCTCCACCGCAAGCCACGCGCGTCATGTGCACAGCCTCAGGGTCGACGTCGAAACGGCAGCCGTAGAAAAACGTGTAGTTCATGCAGGTGGCAGCGTAGTCGAACACCGAGTAGTCGAGGGTGGTGTTCGCCATCACGGCTGGGCAGGCGCTGCTCATCGTCTCCTCCCTCGCGATCCTCAGCGTCTCCTGATCCATTTCCAGCACGCGGTATGTCAGCCCCGCCATCTCCATCGTCGTCGCATTACTGCGCTCGTCGCACCTCAGGACTAAGCTGCGATGGCCGCAGTAGTCTGGATCGGTGGAGCCCCGGAAGGGGTAGCCGATGCCGCTGATATTGGCGCCGCAGCTGAAGGTGTTGCTGCATTTCCAGTACAGTTCGCTGTCGGATTCGCTTGGTCCGATGGAGAAtttgatgaggaggagaaggaggagaAGGAATGTGTTTTGGGATTGCATTGGCATGGGAGGTGTGAGGGTAGCGATGTGGTGTTGTATGAGGATATAATTAGGCAGTGGTtggagagaataaaaatatggggGAGGTTGGTGCATGATATTGTATACTAATAGTTGGACTTTGAAAGTTTCTTTGATTTCTGTCTATTTAATCTTGAGTGGGTAATTACATTTACGTATATGCttcagatttttaaaaatggttCCACCTAACTCTGTATAACTAGTTATATTCACACTTTTGTAATACCAACCAGATAGTTCATGTCAATAAAAGTAGAGTAAAGTACTATTTTGATCCTAAATAAATGGCTAAAATACGATTTTAgtcaataatatttattttttgaaaataagcacttaaacatacaaaaacacTGTCggtttggtcctaaacatacgGTTCCGTCAATTTTCTGCGAATTAGCAAAATTTTGactatagtaattaattaaaacaaaataaaaaaatttaaaaaaaattctaaaatagaatttctcacatctctcttcctctcttgCCGGCGACCAATTCATCACTCTCCCTCACCAATTCTAAAGGGGTACCTCTCCTGCAAAATCAACTTCTCCAATTCCCATTCCCACCCCATCAAAATCCAAGAATTCACCTACAAAGACCTCCTATGAGTCACCGCCAACTTCTCCGCCTCCTAGCTCCTTAGGTTGCACGGgaattttgcaaatttattttgtgtgttagtgGTGAGagtaaaagtaagagagatggaataaagtaaagataaaggtgtttccatttttagtaatggttcatcttggttgggacaaaccaaaaagaaaagtggatcaTCTTCAGTGGGATAGAAGGAATatccactttcttttttatcagTCCTATCGAAAATGACCCCTTACtgatttagaaaataataaaatatactcctacttctttatctctcttactttatcccCCTCTCTTGATTTAAAACACTCAACAATCTTTTCttcctcttactttattcatctcgTACTTTAaaacatccaacaatattttctttatcttattttattcatctttttcactttaaaaCATTCAacaatcttttttatttttacttaaactctttaaattaaaagtgtatACAATCCTGTAGTGTCTCAAGAAGGTATTGTTCTctgggacgaatggagtactTTCTTAGTTACAATTCAAATATGAGCGTGtgttatatattatatgtatacgaacatatactccatccgtcccacaaaagatgtcacacttgtgggacggcacgggattttagaagattttgttttgtgtgtcaaatggagagagaaaatataattttcgagaactttttccaaaaaggaaaatgtgacatcttttgtgggacaaactaaaaaggagagtgtgacatcttttgtgggacaaagggagtaataaatatacaCGGTAGAAAATCCAGGATTCGGAAATG harbors:
- the LOC125220325 gene encoding LEAF RUST 10 DISEASE-RESISTANCE LOCUS RECEPTOR-LIKE PROTEIN KINASE-like 1.3, which translates into the protein MPMQSQNTFLLLLLLLIKFSIGPSESDSELYWKCSNTFSCGANISGIGYPFRGSTDPDYCGHRSLVLRCDERSNATTMEMAGLTYRVLEMDQETLRIAREETMSSACPAVMANTTLDYSVFDYAATCMNYTFFYGCRFDVDPEAVHMTRVACGGDGGDAYVAPWVVPPPPGRVCGASVVVSGALMPVDKPLDAKELGEALKHGFQIRWKMESQSCGDCRASGGRCGYDLAANKTVCYCPHPPYISHSCAPSSPPTSKGNTNTARTIGLFVGGAVLAGVGLGWMAFHCRQKRKQMLSSRTATKEVTSSPSTKGLLSLPSSNSIPSYPSPKSDFGRGSSYFGVQVFSCTELEEATNKFDPSRQLGDGGFGTVYYGLLSDGRVVAVKRLYENNYKRTEQFINEVEILARLRHHYLVTLYGCTSRRSQELLLVYEYVPNGTVADHLHGKRAKSGLLSWSIRLQIAVETADALSYLHTSDCIHRDVKTSNILLDNDFHVKVADFGLSRLFPSNVTHVSTAPQGTPGYVDPEYYQCYQLTEKSDVYSFGVVLIELISSLQAVDTNRQRQDINLSNMAVNKIQNHTLHELVDSSLGFNTNSSARRMVTLVSELAFRCLQQEKDMRPSMQEVLDALKGIQNEDSNAHKVEIVDLFMDGDAGLLKGSTTPKSQDSLP